A genomic segment from Perca flavescens isolate YP-PL-M2 chromosome 13, PFLA_1.0, whole genome shotgun sequence encodes:
- the zw10 gene encoding centromere/kinetochore protein zw10 homolog, translating into MASFVTEVLASSGKLEKEDLSSKISKMSRKVEDTKEEVCDMINKRYGDFLPSLQGSEELMVQVDEVSKEMDALKNCIETEVQQNIHVAVAEYAKIKQQLEKNTIIMTMLGHLKQFHSAMEESNKALLDKKYVDAANHLERARASVDSLKGWKTSQLPLLSALSSELTVQRENLIYHLGDEWKRLVIWSLPSSKEPTGLKSFLKVKLNLSHGCTKDGEAKPTALLCCVLQALAIQGDLQHKIKLFSQVLMKTMLKPLVMYPSLSVRVTEQQGEGTVLALQCLEESHKERSTPSQVYSKLLLVLRTLHSHLLDVSIGDKKLSAILGELIWEEMSKCIIHECLLYSIPTNSSQLEKYNTVIKETEEFEKSLKEMEFLQGDSTDLLKYARDVNCHFASKKCKDVIVAARKLMTSKMHNTVKITPDYKLRLPKLPVPASELKVKHETTKNEITMENKKQLSPWSMCLPACRISESVQQLMELALNTLSEAVGSSTQCALQLFFTVRNIFQLFYDVVPTYHKENLLKFPHLAAIQHNNCMYLAHHLLTLGHHFRTHLPQPLSEGIATFVDMVPGFRKLGAQCFLAQMNVQRAELLERLSTAHNFGNLDDEDSYIAASKAVRQVIHQLKQLGTVWQDVLPVSIYCKAMGNLLNTAITEVISKIMMLEDISSEDGEHLHTLCQTIIEEGPLVFIPLAEENKNKKYQEEVPLYVRKWSTFKELVIVLRASLQEIVDRWADGKGPLALEFSSSEVKNLIRALFQNTERRAVALTKIK; encoded by the exons ATGGCGTCGTTTGTGACTGAAGTCCTCGCCAGCTCTGGTAAACTGGAGAAAGAGGACCTGTCCAGCAAAATAAGCAAAATGTCGCGCAAGGTGGAAGATACAAAG GAAGAAGTATGTGACATGATAAACAAGCGGTATGGTGACTTCCTCCCTAGTCTTCAAGGATCTGAGGAGCTTATGGTACAGGTTGATGAGGTCTCCAAAGAAATGGATGCCCTCAAAAACTGCATTGAGACTGAG GTGCAGCAGAATATCCACGTGGCTGTGGCGGAGTATGCAAAGATAAAGCAGCAGCTGGAGAAAAATACCATCATAATGACAATGCTTGGACACCTAAAACAG TTTCACAGTGCAATGGAGGAGTCCAACAAAGCTTTACTGGACAAGAAGTATGTTGATGCAGCTAACCATCTGGAAAGG GCAAGGGCCAGTGTGGATTCACTGAAGGGCTGGAAGACTTCCCAGCTGCCGCTGCTCAGTGCTCTTAGCTCTGAGTTGACCGTGCAGAGAGAGAACTTAATTTACCACCTGGGAGATGAATGGAAGCGCCTTGTCATCTGGAGTTTACCGTCCTCAAAGG AGCCTACAGGTCTGAAGTCGTTCCTGAAGGTGAAGCTGAATCTGAGCCATGGGTGCACTAAGGACGGTGAAGCGAAACCAACAGCTCTGCTCTGCTGCGTCCTGCAAGCTCTGGCCATCCAGGGAGACCTTCAGCACAAGATCAAACTCTTCA GTCAGGTGCTGATGAAGACCATGCTGAAGCCGTTGGTGATGTACCCGTCACTGTCGGTGAGGGTAACAGAGCAGCAGGGTGAGGGAACCGTCTTGGCTTTACAGTGTTTGGAGGAGAGCCACAAGGAGAGGTCCACTCCTTCACAAGTCTACAGCAAACTGCTCCTGGTGCTCAGGACACTGCACTCACACCTGCTAG ATGTGTCCATTGGTGATAAAAAGCTCTCGGCTATCTTGGGGGAGCTTATTTGGGAGGAAATGTCCAAGTGCATCATCCATGAGTGTCTGCTCTACTCCATCCCCACCAACAGCAGCCAGCTGGAGAAATACAACACT GTGATCAAGGAAACGGAAGAGTTTGAGAAGTCTCTGAAGGAGATGGAGTTTCTGCAGGGCGATTCTACAGACCTGCTCAAATACGCCAGGGATGTGAACTGTCACTTTGCCAGCAAGAAGTGCAAGGATGTCATCGTGGCTGCCCGCAAACTCATGACCTCCAAGATGCACAACACCGTCAAA ATTACACCAGACTACAAGCTGCGTCTTCCCAAGCTGCCTGTTCCAGCTTCAGAGCTGAAGGTGAAGCACGAGACCACAAAGAACGAGATAACGATGGAGAACAAAAAGCAGCTGTCTCCGTGGAGTATGTGTCTGCCAGCCTGCCGCATCAGTGAGTCGGTGCAGCAGCTGATGGAGCTGGCGCTCAACACCCTGAGTGAAGCTGTTGGAAGCTCCACACAATG TGCATTACAACTCTTCTTCACCGTGAGAAACATCTTTCAGCTGTTCTATGATGTCGTCCCGACGTACCACAA GGAGAACCTGCTCAAGTTCCCTCACCTGGCTGCCATCCAGCACAACAACTGCATGTACCTGGCCCACCACCTGCTCACCCTGGGCCACCATTTCAGAACTCACCTGCCACAGCCCCTCAGCGAGGGCATTGCAACATTTGTTGACATGGTGCCCGGATTCAGGAAACTGG GTGCCCAGTGCTTCTTGGCGCAGATGAACGTCCAGAGAGCTGAACTGTTGGAGAGACTTTCCACCGCTCACAATTTTGGCAACCTGGATGATGAAGACAGCTACATTGCAGCCAGCAAAGCAGTAAGACAG GTCATCCATCAGTTGAAGCAGTTGGGCACAGTGTGGCAGGATGTCCTACCAGTCAGCATCTATTGTAAAGCCATGGGCAACCTCCTCAACACAGCCATCACAGAAGTCATTTCCAAAATCATGATGCTAGAG GATATTTCCTCTGAGGACGGGGAGCACCTTCACACTCTGTGTCAAACCATCATTGAGGAAGGTCCGCTGGTCTTCATCCCTCTGGCCGAggaaaacaagaacaagaagTATCAGGAGGAAGTGCCTCTCTACGTGAGGAAGTGGAGTACCTTCAAGGAGCTGGTCATCGTGCTGCGGGCCAGCCTGCAGGAGATAGTCGACAG GTGGGCTGACGGGAAAGGTCCGCTGGCGTTGGAGTTCTCCAGTTCGGAGGTGAAGAATCTGATCCGAGCCTTGTTTCAGAATACAGAGAGGAGAGCTGTAGCTCTGACCAAAATCAAATAG
- the LOC114566239 gene encoding G protein-activated inward rectifier potassium channel 3 — protein sequence MISTEMCRGETLQNGQCNSHMRRSVRIESRRNSIPPTQTLTAKHLLAYLPRPQSESARYTPYTCKATAKSTVSATMTTKRASLIHNLNYAKCSSLQPPQEASPSPSPCSKSSCVLTLAEQESSQPHTIQSATLEPVEETPKRQRSHRSRNLKRFSSRWQSRCSSGISNVPVSATEKLQSHMKRWKLLGDEHSLHVPSSNQRQRYVTKDGKCRVNLGPIADKSRFISDIFTTLVDLKFCWFLLVFTMCYILTWVVFGGIYLFGAWLRDDIAHVHDPLWKACFQNVDSFLSALLLSLESQRTIGYGSRMVTANCPEGTVLLMIQSILGSIIDALMVGCMFVKISRPQQRAQTLIFSKRCVICERDEKLCMLFRIGDLRASHMVDAKIRAKLIKSRQTKEGEFIPLEQSEINLGYDSGQDRLLLVEPQTITHIINESSPFWEVGSERLKRETFEIIVILEGIVEASGMTCQARTSYTEDEVLWGHRFESCISLEKGAFRVDYSAFDKTFEIQMSPLSAKDSSTAK from the exons ATGATCTCCACCGAGATGTGCAGAGGAGAGACGCTACAAAACGGTCAGTGCAACAGTCACATGAGGCGCTCCGTCAGGATCGAGTCTCGCAGGAACTCCATTCCCCCAACGCAGACTCTCACTGCTAAACATCTGCTGGCATACCTGCCCCGACCACAGTCAGAATCAGCCCGCTACACTCCTTACACCTGCAAG GCTACAGCTAAATCTACTGTTTCTGCCACGATGACCACAAAAAGAGCCTCTCTCATCCACAACTTGAACTATGCTAAGTGCTCATCACTCCAACCACCTCAGGAGGCTTCTCCCTCCCCGAGTCCCTGCAGCAAGTCCTCTTGTGTTCTGACTTTGGCTGAGCAAGAGTCCTCCCAACCGCACACTATTCAATCAGCTACCCTGGAACCAGTAGAGGAGACGCCAAAGCGTCAGCGTTCGCATCGCAGCAGAAACCTCAAGCGTTTCAGCTCCAGGTGGCAATCGAGATGCTCCTCTGGCATCAGCAACGTGCCCGTCTCTGCGACCGAGAAGCTGCAGAGTCACATGAAGCGCTGGAAGCTGCTGGGTGACGAGCACTCCTTGCATGTCCCTTCTAGCAATCAGCGCCAGCGTTACGTCACTAAGGATGGCAAGTGCAGGGTCAATCTGGGACCTATTGCAGACAAGAGTCGCTTTATCTCAGATATTTTCACCACATTAGTGGACCTCAAGTTTTGCTGGTTCCTTCTGGTCTTCACTATGTGCTACATTCTCACATGGGTGGTCTTTGGTGGGATTTACCTCTTCGGTGCCTGGTTGCGTGACGACATTGCACATGTTCACGACCCACTATGGAAGGCCTGCTTCCAAAATGTAGACAGTTTCCTCTCCGCCCTGCTGCTGTCATTAGAGAGCCAGAGGACTATTGGGTATGGCTCCAGGATGGTGACAGCCAACTGCCCTGAGGGTACGGTGCTCCTGATGATCCAGTCCATCCTTGGCTCCATTATCGATGCTCTGATGGTTGGCTGCATGTTTGTTAAAATCTCCCGGCCACAGCAGAGAGCCCAGACGCTGATCTTCAGCAAGAGATGCGTCATATGCGAGCGTGACGAGAAGCTGTGCATGCTGTTCCGCATTGGTGATCTGAGAGCGAGCCACATGGTGGACGCCAAGATTAGGGCCAAGCTCATCAAATCCAGGCAGACCAAGGAGGGCGAGTTCATCCCACTGGAGCAGTCGGAAATCAATCTGGGCTACGACAGTGGGCAAGACAGGCTTCTCCTGGTGGAACCCCAGACCATCACCCACATCATCAATGAAAGCAGCCCTTTCTGGGAGGTGGGGTCGGAGCGTTTGAAGAGGGAGACCTTTGAGATCATTGTCATCCTGGAGGGCATCGTGGAAGCATCGG GTATGACATGCCAGGCGAGGACATCCTACACAGAGGACGAGGTCCTTTGGGGCCACCGATTTGAGTCATGCATTTCCTTGGAGAAAGGGGCGTTTCGTGTGGACTACAGTGCATTCGACAAAACCTTTGAAATCCAAATGTCCCCACTCAGTGCAAAAGACAGCAGCACAGCAAAGTAA